One window of the Leptospira koniambonensis genome contains the following:
- a CDS encoding DUF2779 domain-containing protein has protein sequence MDSVPKLLRTSIRRLSFLFPETLRRKLLFDVLAPYREKELPLLGRSAFQTGQYCELQFWKFLKEPNHEFDISNQFISPKQKALLKDIAGSLFPDAKHAGYKDSKTRSYLDSKQPVKGACVRTKFFDTRADFLIPNEEGWQVIIIKASSSAKRTHISELSFIRMVLEEAGYKVSSTQVWTISSEYSYTGAEIDPNRLFHKKDCSKETLANIEGIKEKAYQLLEVLEKDKIPSITSSKHCDHPRNCIHPESCYSDSPPGDLFTLREGKDLTLTLWNQGIRNLSEVEPDSEFTHRQKIQVEAIKTGKEYLDTDSLLAFLNKLKFPLYCLDFETINPPVPVYKDTHPFQHVPFLYSLHVIRKDLKEKPEEYTYIDDHEKDPRLGILESLSSQIKPGGTILAFNDSFEKRCLKESVQAYPKYKEWFQSIEPDFLDLAKPFWDYDYYHPAQEGTTSLKVVLPVLTGANYKELTINAGHIANSEFLRIKTENVSDQERRSVESDLIAYCKMDTYALILILRALAEKLNWPGKL, from the coding sequence ATGGATTCGGTTCCTAAATTACTAAGAACCTCTATTCGGCGGTTGTCTTTTCTCTTTCCAGAAACACTCAGACGAAAACTTCTATTCGATGTTCTGGCTCCTTACAGAGAAAAGGAACTTCCCCTTTTAGGAAGATCCGCTTTTCAAACAGGACAGTACTGTGAATTACAATTTTGGAAATTTCTAAAAGAGCCGAATCATGAATTCGACATTTCCAATCAGTTCATTTCCCCAAAACAAAAAGCCTTACTCAAAGATATTGCAGGCAGTCTTTTTCCAGACGCAAAACATGCAGGATATAAGGATTCAAAAACCAGATCTTATCTAGATTCAAAACAACCTGTCAAAGGTGCTTGTGTCAGAACAAAATTTTTTGATACAAGAGCAGACTTTCTAATTCCTAATGAAGAAGGTTGGCAGGTAATTATCATCAAGGCGTCTTCCTCCGCTAAAAGGACACATATCTCTGAACTTTCTTTTATTAGAATGGTTTTGGAAGAAGCAGGATATAAGGTAAGCTCTACCCAAGTATGGACAATAAGTTCTGAATATTCTTATACCGGTGCAGAAATAGATCCGAATCGATTATTTCATAAAAAGGATTGTAGCAAGGAAACTCTGGCGAATATAGAAGGGATCAAAGAAAAAGCTTATCAGCTTCTAGAAGTATTAGAAAAAGATAAAATTCCTTCTATCACTTCTTCCAAACATTGTGATCATCCCAGAAATTGTATACATCCAGAATCTTGTTATTCAGATTCTCCTCCAGGAGATCTATTTACTTTAAGAGAAGGAAAAGATCTCACTCTTACTCTTTGGAACCAAGGGATCCGAAACCTATCTGAAGTAGAACCAGATTCTGAATTCACTCATCGCCAAAAGATCCAAGTAGAAGCTATAAAGACTGGAAAAGAATATTTAGATACAGATTCACTTCTGGCTTTTCTAAATAAGTTAAAGTTTCCTTTATATTGTTTGGATTTCGAAACGATCAATCCGCCTGTTCCTGTTTATAAGGATACACATCCATTCCAACATGTGCCTTTTTTATATTCTTTGCATGTAATCCGAAAAGATCTAAAAGAAAAACCGGAAGAATATACTTATATAGATGATCATGAAAAAGATCCAAGGCTTGGGATCTTGGAATCACTTTCTTCTCAAATTAAACCGGGAGGGACCATTCTTGCTTTCAATGATAGTTTCGAAAAACGTTGTTTGAAAGAATCAGTCCAAGCTTATCCAAAATATAAAGAGTGGTTTCAATCCATAGAGCCTGATTTTTTGGATCTAGCAAAACCATTTTGGGATTACGATTATTATCATCCTGCCCAAGAGGGAACCACTTCTTTAAAGGTTGTCCTTCCTGTTCTTACTGGAGCAAATTACAAAGAACTTACGATCAACGCGGGTCATATCGCTAACTCCGAATTTTTAAGGATCAAAACTGAGAATGTTTCGGATCAGGAAAGAAGAAGTGTCGAGTCCGACCTGATCGCTTATTGTAAGATGGATACCTATGCTTTGATCCTGATCCTTAGGGCTTTAGCGGAGAAGTTAAACTGGCCCGGAAAATTATAA
- a CDS encoding ACP S-malonyltransferase, producing the protein MAVANFLNEAKAQGNKLFLQFGGQGSPWLKELSKLYETDPSLKELFDTAFKALAEEVPSLRKDIISQGYDFESWIKNPESAPDENYLCSATVSIVGIFLTQTANYVSLVNKGFATSELIANAAGATGHSQGIIPAVLIALGKEGADFYKEYVKFLKFVLYLGYRAQELYGIFNPSEEVLKGNEEIGDKQPAPMVAVIGYSAAELSERVQQTNAELGLSGTKAIYVSLFNTPDSNIVSGNPEALLAFRKKFKAEMDEKKVKFVYLRTTAPFHCPIMDESEKTVPKDMERIGFSYKGSDLKIPVYSIFDGRNYQNEADISLPLFKEVLIKALYWDKATTTFVKTPKLVGIDFGPSVVSQKLTQANLGTSENKIYSASSPKDIKVLLA; encoded by the coding sequence ATGGCAGTAGCAAACTTTTTGAACGAAGCAAAAGCTCAAGGCAATAAACTATTTTTGCAATTTGGGGGCCAAGGTTCTCCTTGGTTGAAGGAACTTTCCAAACTTTACGAAACAGATCCTTCTTTAAAAGAATTGTTTGATACAGCTTTCAAAGCTCTAGCGGAAGAAGTTCCTAGCTTAAGAAAAGACATCATCTCTCAAGGATATGATTTCGAATCTTGGATCAAAAATCCAGAATCTGCTCCAGATGAAAATTATCTCTGCAGCGCTACGGTTTCCATCGTAGGTATCTTCCTCACACAAACAGCAAATTACGTCTCTTTAGTTAATAAAGGTTTCGCTACTTCTGAACTTATCGCAAACGCTGCGGGAGCAACTGGTCATAGCCAAGGGATCATTCCTGCAGTATTGATCGCTTTAGGAAAAGAAGGCGCTGACTTCTATAAAGAATACGTTAAATTTTTGAAATTCGTTCTATATCTTGGATATAGAGCTCAGGAACTTTACGGAATTTTTAATCCTTCTGAAGAAGTCCTAAAAGGAAACGAAGAGATCGGAGACAAACAACCTGCTCCAATGGTTGCAGTTATCGGCTATAGCGCGGCTGAACTTTCTGAAAGAGTTCAACAGACAAACGCAGAACTCGGACTCAGCGGAACTAAAGCGATTTACGTTTCTCTATTTAATACTCCTGATTCAAATATCGTTTCTGGAAATCCAGAAGCTCTTCTTGCTTTCCGCAAAAAGTTTAAAGCGGAGATGGATGAGAAAAAGGTAAAATTCGTCTACTTAAGAACAACTGCACCTTTCCATTGCCCTATCATGGACGAGTCTGAAAAAACTGTTCCAAAAGATATGGAAAGAATTGGTTTCAGTTATAAAGGTTCTGATCTAAAGATCCCAGTTTATTCTATCTTTGATGGAAGAAATTACCAAAACGAAGCAGATATCAGCTTACCTCTATTCAAAGAAGTTCTGATCAAAGCTCTTTATTGGGATAAAGCAACCACTACTTTCGTTAAAACTCCTAAGTTAGTTGGTATCGATTTTGGACCTAGCGTTGTTTCTCAAAAATTAACCCAAGCAAACTTGGGAACTTCTGAGAACAAAATTTACAGCGCATCCAGCCCGAAAGACATTAAGGTACTTTTGGCTTAA